A segment of the Nostoc sp. TCL26-01 genome:
TCCCAAACCACTTGAGTGCTGTGCCTCCTTCTAGTCACACAGATAGCCCAGAAATGTCTCCAGCAGATGTTTCTCGCCAAAATCAAAATTGGACATCGGAAATTCCCAAGACAGATGTCCCCCATGACTCAGAAAAAACATCCCCAGAGTCATTAACTAATCATCAAGTGAATGGCAATGGGCGAACAGTACCATTAGTCACACCACCAGAAAAAGAACCACAATCATCCAATAATTCTGGTTCTGGTGGAGAAGCAACACCAGGTAATATGCAACAACAGGGGTTTTTACCTGTATTCAAAAATCCCAATTTTCTTGCTCTTTGGGGTGGTCAAGTTTTTTGTCAACTGGCAGACAAAGTTTATTTAGTGCTGATGATTGCCTTGATTAACACCCAGTTTCAAGCCAGTAATCAAAGCATCAGTGGTTGGGTATCAGCCTTAATGATGGCTTTTACTATCCCAGCTGTGTTATTTGGTTCTGTGGCTGGTGTGTTTGTCGATAGGTGGTCGAAAAAAACCGTGTTAGTGGCAACAAATGCTTGGCGCGGGATTTTAGTTTTAGCGATTCCTTTTCTTTTGTGGTTAACTCATGATTGGCAACCCATCGGCGTGATACCTGTAGGTTTTGCCATCATTTTGGGTGTGACTTTTTTGGTGTCCACCTTAACACAGTTTTTTGCCCCAGCAGAACAGGCGGCAATTCCCTTAGTTGTGAAAGAACAGGATTTACTATCGGCTAATTCTCTCTATACAACGACGATGATGGCATCAGTCATTGTCGGGTTTGCTGTGGGAGAACCACTATTGGCAATAGCTGATAGTGTTTGGTTACAACTAGGAGGTCATGGTGGACTTGGCAAAGAAATTTTAGTTGGTGGTAGTTATGCGATCGCTAGTATCATCTTGTTATTGCTGATTACTAATGAAAAAACTCATGCCCCAGAAACTGAATTTCCTCACGTATTTTCTGACTTAAAGGACGGGTTACGTTACCTCAAAGAAAATTATCGCGTCCGCAATGCTTTATTACAACTGACAATTTTATTTTCTGTCTTTGCCGCCTTAACTGTTTTGGCAGTCCGCATGGCAGAAATTATTCCTCACTTAAAAGCCTCTCAGTTCGGCTTTTTACTGGCGGCTGGTGGTGTAGGGATTGCGGCAGGAGCCACAATTCTCGGTCAGTTTGGTCAACGTTTCTCTTATACTCAACTCAGCCTTTGTGGTTGTTTGGGCATGGCAGCATCTTTAGTAGGTTTAGCAGTATTTACCACACAACTATGGTTAATCTTACTACTAGTAACCCTACTAGGTATTTTTGGTTCACTGGTGGGTATCCCTATGCAGACAGCCATCCAAACCGAAACCTTGCCAGAAATGCGTGGTAAAGTATTTGGCTTACAAAACAACGTCATCAATATTGCCCTTTCTCTACCCTTGGCTTTAGCAGGTGTAGCCGAAACCTTTGTGGGATTAAAAGCTGTGTTTTTAGGACTAGCAGCGATCGTCTTTTCTGGAGGGATATTAACTTGGTATAACTCTCGTGATTAATTGGCGAATTTAGTGCTATTTGTATCCAATTATTAACAGACTGAAAGCTTTTGCTTTCATGGTAAACTGATCTCAGAAAAATTTATCCCAAACTTGCTGGTGAGCAATCTGATGTCAGCCAGTCAAATTTGGGGGAAAAGTACATCTATGTACAAATAAAAAACAAAACAAATAAGCCTAAAAATTATCTGGTTTAACGAACCTTATATGAGGTTTCTTAGCTGGTATAAATTAATTAAGTAAATAGCCAGCAAGTCAAACAAGATAAACGACACCACAAAAACATCAAAATAAATAATTAACCACGCTCTTCTGATAGCTGATAAAGAATGCGTATAGCCTGGATTGGAAAAAAATCACCCTTTTGTGGCAACGTCACTTACAGTCGAGAAGTTACCAATGCCTTATTAGATAGAGGACATCAAGTTAGCTTTCTCCACTTTGCCCAAGAAGAATCGGAAACAGATAATTGGCCAAATTTCCAAGAGGTTTCTCTACCTTTTATATATAAATCGCAGGTTTATACCATTCCCACCTTCAAAGCAACCAAGGTTTTAACTGATTCACTCCGGGAAATCAAGCCAGACGTAGTCCATGCTTCTTTGACTTTGTCCCCTCTCGACTTTGTTTTACCAGAAATTTGTGAACAGTTAAATTTACCCCTGATTGCCACCTTTCACACACCCTTTGCAGGTAAAGGGGCAAAACTCATATCTGGCACACAACTCCTAGCCTATCAACTCTACGCACCCTTTTTAGGTAACTACGATCGCGTGATTGTATTTTCGCAAATCCAGCGAGAACTACTAGCACGTATGGGTGTACAAGAAAAAAATATTGCTGTTATTCCCAATGGTGTAAACACGAATAAATATTCACCAGGTTATTCGCAAATCAAAACCGAATTCCAAGCAGAACGCTTGTTTGTCTATCAAGGCCGGATAGCCCCGGAAAAAAATGTAGAATCCCTGTTGAGAGCTTGGAAGCAGGCAGATATGGGTTCTAGTAGTAAGTTATTAATTGTGGGTGATGGCCCTCTCAGGGCTTCTCTAGAACCGTTTTATGGTTTAGATTACGGCATCATCTGGTTAGGATTTGTCGCTGATGAAGACCGTCGAGTCGAAATTCTCCGTGGTGCAGATGTATTTATTTTACCTTCTTTAGTAGAAGGATTATCTTTATCATTATTAGAAGCAATGGCTTGTGGATTAGCTTGCCTAGCAACAGATGTCGGTGCAGATGGAGAAGTATTAGAGAAAGGTGCAGGGGTAGTGATGAGTACGAAAACCGTGCGATCGCAACTCAGAACCCTCTTGCCATTATTCCAAGATCATCCCGAATTAACAACTGTTTTGGGACAAAAAGCCAGAAAACGAGTAGAAGAGCTTTATACTCTCAAGAAAAATATTACTCAGCTAGAAGAACTATACAGTGAAGTTTTAGTCCAGCGTCCTCTCAAACTCAGTTGGGGAGCCTAGAGACTTGACTGATGCAGAAAGATGATATTTTGAGAGTGTCAGGGTGTCAAAACCTTATTCCTAAATAGTTAGGGCATGGGAAATTTGAAATCCCATACCCTGCATTTTCAAAGCGTTTTGATTTACTGGTGAGCTATGGACGAAGCTTATACTTCTTGCTTAGACACAACCTTAGTATCAACTGTTTGACTAACTGTAGTGAGTGAGTCAAACAAATCTTCGTATTGATTTAATGCTTGCTCAAAAGCATATTGCTCAATAGCATATTTTCGACTGTTATAACCCAGTGTTTTGGTTTTTTCTGGGTGTTCATACAAGTCTAAAATGGCTGTTGTTAAAGCTTGGGGATTTTCTGGCGCAACTACAACACCACCACCACTCTGTCTTACCGCTTTAGCAGCTGTACCATTATCAGGTACAGATGCGATTAAAGCTCTGCCACTAGCCAGTAAGACTTGAATTTTGGACGGCATATTAAAGGAAATTACATTTTTCTTTTGCACAACTAAACCAACATCTGCCGCAGCCAGCATTTCTGGTAAATGTTCTCGTGGTTGAAAAGGTAGCAACAAGACATTATCAGCACCGCAGTCCAGACAATATTGTTGTAACCGCTTTAAACCTTTAGCTTCACCAGCAATTACAAAGCTAATTTCTGGGATATGACGTAGTTGTGCGGCAGATTGAATGACAGTTTCCAAGCCTTGAGTCAGAGCAATATTGCCTGAATACAAAACTACAAACTTGTCATTCAGGTTATGTGCAGCACGGAAAGAATTATTGTCTTTTGGTAGAGGACGAATAAAATTCACATCAACCCAGTTAGGTATCTGCTCAATTTTGTCAGGTGATACACCTTTAGAAACTAAATTGTCCACAAACCCATCAGCAATCACGCTAATTTTCGTAGCACTGCGATAGGCAAATTTTTCTAATATGGAAAATACTTTAATTAGCCACTTATTTTTCAGCAATCCCACATGGATAGCTGCTTCTGGCAATATATCTTGGAGATTCAAAACTACCGGACAAGCTCGTAACCATCCCAGTAGAGATGCAGGTACACAAACAGGTAATGATGGAGATGTTGACAAAATTACATCAGGTCGCCAACCGAAAAGAGCAGGCAAAAAACTAGTAACGACGAAGCTAGCATCTAGTAATACTCTGTCTATTAATTTCGGTTGCGGACGAATCCAGACGAAACTACGTTGTATTTGGACACCATTTTTGTATTCCTTAACGTACCACTTACCACGGTAAGCTTCGTAAATTTGTCGCTCAGGGTAATTAGGCATAGCTGTGACTACACGCACTTGATGTCCGCGCTTGGCTAATCCCTCTGCTAATTCCGTCATTAACGGGGCAATACCAATTGGTTCTGGATAGTAGTTGTAGGAGTAAATCAGAATCCGCATAACAAATTAGTCAGAGTTCCCTGGCTGGTTTAAATAATAAAACAAGTGTTGAGATTGCTTTTTCGTAATAAAGCACCTGTATTTGATTCTGACTTTAGATTATCTTCTTTGTCAGTAGGCTTAATTGAAGATTCAGTGAAATTTATTACTAACTTCTTAAGTATGGCGTGGCATATTCAATACTGCTGATTAATGAGATGTGATTTATGACTTAAGTAGCTAGTATAAGGGTAATCTCCATGACAAGTGATTAAAGTTTCTAGCAATATCTAGCAAAACTTTGTTAAGGGTAAGTAAAATTAGGGTAATTTATCACTCTTATATCTGAGAGCAGCAGTATTTGTGACAGAGTAAATACCTGTGTCGAGTAGAAAATATTCTCTGTACAGACTGGGAGTTGAAATTTTTCTATGAGGGTAATCTAACTGGATCTTCGGAAAAATCAGTTGATAAGTTTGAAGATTTAGTTAATTTATAAATTTAATGAATAGATATGCTAATGGTTCATCACATTAATTTTGCTGGATTGTAAGATCCTGGGCTTGTTCAAGAATTTGAGGTTTTCAATCAGAATTAATGAGACATATCTCTAAGTAATTTAAAGAATTTGAGATAAGAATTTACGAGTGCGTTCTTCCTGGGGTTGGGTGAAGAATTTATCTGGGGTAGCTGATTCGATCAGGTTTCCACCATCCATTAAAACGACTCGATCTGCAACCTCACGAGCAAACCCAACCTCGTGAGTAACTACTACCATTGTCATCCCATCACGAGCTAGATTTCGCATCACGTCTAGAACTTCTCTTACCATTTCTGGATCTAAAGCCGATGTGGGTTCATCAAATAACATGATTTTAGGCTGCATCGCCAAAGCACGAGCGATCGCTACTCGTTGTTGCTGTCCCCCAGATAATTGTCCTGGGTATTTGTGCGCTTGTTCTAAAATTCCTACTCTTTCTAATAACTGCATAGCTAATTCTTCAGCTTTAGCTTTCTTCGCACGTCTTACCCAAATAGGCGCTAGGGTGATATTTTGCAGTACTGTCAAATGGGGAAATAAATTAAACTGTTGAAATACCATTCCCACTTCTCGACGGATAGCTTCAATATTTCGCAAGTCGTGGCTGAGGGTAATGCCATCAATTGTAATTTTCCCTTGTTGGTATTCTTCTAAAGCATTGAATGTACGGATAAATGTTGACTTACCTGAGCCTGAAGGCCCCATTAAAACAACAACTTCCCCTCGATTTACTGTTAAACTTACACCTTGGAGAACATGAAATTTTCCATACCACTTGTGAACATCTTCAGCAATAATTATTGATGTTTGTTCTGTCACAGATTTATCCTCATTTTTAAAAACTAACTAATTATTATTTAACTGCCTTTCCAATCTCCGAGAAGCCAAAGACATTGAATAACAAAATACCCAATAAATCAAACCAATAAATAGATAAACTTCTGGATAACGGCCGATAAACTGGGGCTGTGCCAAAATTGAACGAGCAATACCCGTCAATTCTACTAAGCCAACAAGAGATAATAATGAAGTATCTTTAAATAAACCAATAAATTGCCCAACAATTGCGGGAATAACTGCCCGTAAAGCTTGTGGCAATACAATTAATATAACTAGAAATGGTGTATTTAATCCTAATGCTTTTGCCGCTTCCACTTGTCCACGAGAAACATTTTGTAGTCCACCACGGATGTTTTCTGCCATATAAGCAGCACTGAATAATACTAATCCAGCGATCGCTCGCAAAACTCGATCTAATCGAACATCAGATGAGAGAAACAACGGTAACATGACCTGAGCGAGAAATAGAATTCCAATTAAGGGAACTCCTCTGATAATTTCAATATAAAAAATACTAAACCAGCGTATTACGGGTAAATTGCTAGTCCTTCCTAAAGCGAGTAAAATCCCAATCGGAAAAGAAAGTACAATACTTACTGCTGCCATAAGTAGAGTTAGTAGCAAACCATTCCATAAATTACTAGAGACAGATTGTAAACCAAATCCACCGCCGATTAACCACAAAATCACAGGGAAAGACAATAGCCATATCAGAGAAAGCCAAGGACTAACTAATTTTGTCAACTTTGCACCTAGCCAGTAACCAGGAATGAGTAAAGCTGCAATTAAAAACAACCAAAGACGAGATATTAAATCTACAGGAAAAACAATTATTAATAAACCAAAGATGACAGCAAATATGCTAACTATCCGCCGTGTCAGTCTTTGTGTACCTAAGAAAACACCTGCCGTTATCGCTCCTAAAATAGAAGCGATCGCCAGTACAATCCAAATCCGCCAATACTCATTTTGTGGATATCTACCAACTAAAAATAAACGTAAATTGACCTGAATTACTGCCCATTGTGCTTGAGTAGTTGCCCAAATAAGCAATCCTCGCACCACCCAAAACAGTAATACCAAACAGATAACAGTTAATATGCTGTTATACCAAGTACTAAATAAATTTTTACGCAGCCAAATTAATTGTTTAGTCATTAGTCAATTGTCAATAGTCATTGCTAAAATTCCTACCCATTACCTATTACCCATTACCCAATCTCCAGCAACTTTTGAATTTTGTTAGCGCAGCGTTAGCGAGTCCGCGATAGCGCAGCGTTAGCGACGCAGGAGCGTCGCGTCATTTTGAATTTTGAATTGTTATCTCTCCTTAATTTGCACTGTACGATTAAACCAATTCATGACTAGGGAGATAGTCAAACTGAGGATGAGATAAGTTAGTGTTAGTAGTAACATGACTTCTACAGCTTTGCCAGTTTGATTAAAGGTGGTAGAGGCGACAAAATAGAGATCAGGATAGCCGACAGCGATCGCTAAACTGGAGTTTTTGGTGAGGTTAAGATATTGGCTTGTCAGTGGGGGAATAATTACGCGCAAGGCTTGGGGAAAAATGACTAGACGCATAATTAGGACTGGTTTTAAACCGAGCGATCGCGCTGCTTCCCATTGACCCCTAGATACTGATTGAATCCCACCTCTAACAATTTCGGTAATGAAAGCACCAGTATATAAAGTCAACCCTAAAAGTAAAGTGGAAAACTCTGGAGATAAAGTAAACCAAGGTAGTTGTATTCCATTTTGACTAAAGCCAACCAATCCCCAAATAGAAATTTTGTTCTCTGTTTTAGGGAAAGTAAGAAAAACTGCAAAGTACCAAAATAGCAACTGTAAAAGTAAAGGCGTATTCCGGAAAATTTCTACATAAATTAGTGCAATATTTCGCACTAGCCAATTATCAGATAATCTAGCAACTCCAGCAAAAACTCCAACAATTGTTGTCAGGATAATACCTGTAATTGCTATTCGCAATGAATTAACAAGTCCCACCCACAAGGCGCGGCTATAAGTGTCAGATGGTTGATAAGAAACTACTGTTTCGCCAATATCAAAAGATGCTTGCTGATTGAGGAAATCAAAACCAAACTGAAGACCCAATTGCTGTAAATTGCGACTAAGGTTACTCAAAAGTATAGTCACCACAATTGCGACTACAAACACAGCAATCAGTTGTCCAGCAATGTACCAAAAGCGTTGATCTCGCCAAAAAGGGGGTTTAG
Coding sequences within it:
- a CDS encoding amino acid ABC transporter ATP-binding protein, producing MTEQTSIIIAEDVHKWYGKFHVLQGVSLTVNRGEVVVLMGPSGSGKSTFIRTFNALEEYQQGKITIDGITLSHDLRNIEAIRREVGMVFQQFNLFPHLTVLQNITLAPIWVRRAKKAKAEELAMQLLERVGILEQAHKYPGQLSGGQQQRVAIARALAMQPKIMLFDEPTSALDPEMVREVLDVMRNLARDGMTMVVVTHEVGFAREVADRVVLMDGGNLIESATPDKFFTQPQEERTRKFLSQIL
- a CDS encoding amino acid ABC transporter permease, which translates into the protein MTKQLIWLRKNLFSTWYNSILTVICLVLLFWVVRGLLIWATTQAQWAVIQVNLRLFLVGRYPQNEYWRIWIVLAIASILGAITAGVFLGTQRLTRRIVSIFAVIFGLLIIVFPVDLISRLWLFLIAALLIPGYWLGAKLTKLVSPWLSLIWLLSFPVILWLIGGGFGLQSVSSNLWNGLLLTLLMAAVSIVLSFPIGILLALGRTSNLPVIRWFSIFYIEIIRGVPLIGILFLAQVMLPLFLSSDVRLDRVLRAIAGLVLFSAAYMAENIRGGLQNVSRGQVEAAKALGLNTPFLVILIVLPQALRAVIPAIVGQFIGLFKDTSLLSLVGLVELTGIARSILAQPQFIGRYPEVYLFIGLIYWVFCYSMSLASRRLERQLNNN
- a CDS encoding glycosyltransferase family 4 protein encodes the protein MRILIYSYNYYPEPIGIAPLMTELAEGLAKRGHQVRVVTAMPNYPERQIYEAYRGKWYVKEYKNGVQIQRSFVWIRPQPKLIDRVLLDASFVVTSFLPALFGWRPDVILSTSPSLPVCVPASLLGWLRACPVVLNLQDILPEAAIHVGLLKNKWLIKVFSILEKFAYRSATKISVIADGFVDNLVSKGVSPDKIEQIPNWVDVNFIRPLPKDNNSFRAAHNLNDKFVVLYSGNIALTQGLETVIQSAAQLRHIPEISFVIAGEAKGLKRLQQYCLDCGADNVLLLPFQPREHLPEMLAAADVGLVVQKKNVISFNMPSKIQVLLASGRALIASVPDNGTAAKAVRQSGGGVVVAPENPQALTTAILDLYEHPEKTKTLGYNSRKYAIEQYAFEQALNQYEDLFDSLTTVSQTVDTKVVSKQEV
- a CDS encoding amino acid ABC transporter permease, which encodes MTKPPFWRDQRFWYIAGQLIAVFVVAIVVTILLSNLSRNLQQLGLQFGFDFLNQQASFDIGETVVSYQPSDTYSRALWVGLVNSLRIAITGIILTTIVGVFAGVARLSDNWLVRNIALIYVEIFRNTPLLLQLLFWYFAVFLTFPKTENKISIWGLVGFSQNGIQLPWFTLSPEFSTLLLGLTLYTGAFITEIVRGGIQSVSRGQWEAARSLGLKPVLIMRLVIFPQALRVIIPPLTSQYLNLTKNSSLAIAVGYPDLYFVASTTFNQTGKAVEVMLLLTLTYLILSLTISLVMNWFNRTVQIKER
- a CDS encoding glycosyltransferase family 4 protein; protein product: MRIAWIGKKSPFCGNVTYSREVTNALLDRGHQVSFLHFAQEESETDNWPNFQEVSLPFIYKSQVYTIPTFKATKVLTDSLREIKPDVVHASLTLSPLDFVLPEICEQLNLPLIATFHTPFAGKGAKLISGTQLLAYQLYAPFLGNYDRVIVFSQIQRELLARMGVQEKNIAVIPNGVNTNKYSPGYSQIKTEFQAERLFVYQGRIAPEKNVESLLRAWKQADMGSSSKLLIVGDGPLRASLEPFYGLDYGIIWLGFVADEDRRVEILRGADVFILPSLVEGLSLSLLEAMACGLACLATDVGADGEVLEKGAGVVMSTKTVRSQLRTLLPLFQDHPELTTVLGQKARKRVEELYTLKKNITQLEELYSEVLVQRPLKLSWGA
- a CDS encoding MFS transporter; this translates as MQPSELDRKVLPLSPTQARKQNRASDSPVPNHLSAVPPSSHTDSPEMSPADVSRQNQNWTSEIPKTDVPHDSEKTSPESLTNHQVNGNGRTVPLVTPPEKEPQSSNNSGSGGEATPGNMQQQGFLPVFKNPNFLALWGGQVFCQLADKVYLVLMIALINTQFQASNQSISGWVSALMMAFTIPAVLFGSVAGVFVDRWSKKTVLVATNAWRGILVLAIPFLLWLTHDWQPIGVIPVGFAIILGVTFLVSTLTQFFAPAEQAAIPLVVKEQDLLSANSLYTTTMMASVIVGFAVGEPLLAIADSVWLQLGGHGGLGKEILVGGSYAIASIILLLLITNEKTHAPETEFPHVFSDLKDGLRYLKENYRVRNALLQLTILFSVFAALTVLAVRMAEIIPHLKASQFGFLLAAGGVGIAAGATILGQFGQRFSYTQLSLCGCLGMAASLVGLAVFTTQLWLILLLVTLLGIFGSLVGIPMQTAIQTETLPEMRGKVFGLQNNVINIALSLPLALAGVAETFVGLKAVFLGLAAIVFSGGILTWYNSRD